The following is a genomic window from Sulfitobacter pontiacus.
ATGCGGAGGCACCAAGCCTCCAGACCGACGGGCCCGTCATTCATCTTGCCGATAACCTTGACGAGGAAGCGTCGCTCGGCTGGTGCATCGATACTGAAGGGCGCGGTCTGAGCGATCAGCTTCACGCCCATTCATGCAAACCGGAAGGGGACGACGTGTTGTTCACCTATGCGGCAGAGACGGGCATGATCGCGTCGGCGACCTATGATGGTCTGTGCATGGCGTATAATGATCCGGAGAATGCCGAAAACCCATTTGGTCTGATCTCCTGCGACAAGGCTGATCCCGCACAGCAGTTTGTTTATGACGACGCGAGCATGGAGATGCGTTTGGCCTCGGACCCTGCACAGTGCGTCACCGTTGCCGAGATAATTGACGATGCGGGCCCATACCAGTCCCGCGACCTGATCCTCGCGCCATGTGGCGCATTGGAGGCCAGCTTCAAACAATGGGTCATTCGAAGGTAAGAAGCATTAACGGTAACGCATATCGGGAAGCACTTGGTTTAGTCGGTGAAGATCGTAGCGGGAAAGCTTGTATTTTATAGCCAAAAGTGTCTGAAGGAGACTTTCCTTGCCCGCCGGCCCAAGGTCCGGTTTGGGCCGTTCGCTGCGTCCGACACGATGGGTGGCTTATGTATTTTGACGGTAGGTGCGAAGATTCCCTATAAAGGTGGGGAGATCGGCTATTAAGCTTTAGATCGCCGAACGAACGAACGGAGAATTTGCCCCGCAACCCTTCGCTTACGTCAACGCGCGGTGGCGGCGGCGTTGTTGGGTTGACCACAGACGGTACACCTCAAGAGCGACCAGAGGCGCAAAATGCACGAGAGCCGCGCCGACGCCGCCCCAATCGTGCAGGGCAGCCCAGTGGATGAGGGTTAGTATAGCCGCAGCATAGACAAACTGCTGTAGCTTTTTCCACGACCGCCCAAGGCGGCGCACCCATGCGTCTGTCGACGTAACAGCCAATGGCACAAAGATAAGAAAGGCGATCCAGCCGGTCCAGATGTACAGCTTTGATACCTCGCCGCCAGTGAAGGCTATGGCGCCTTCATCAATGAGGTAAAGCACCGTGTGGGCCAGCGCGTAGAAGAATGCGGCCACGCCAAGATAGCGCCGACGCTTCATCAGCCAGCGCGGCCAGCTCGCATCGCGAAAAAGCATCATCAGCGGGGTGATCATCATCGCGATGATCATGAACCGCGCGGCGAATTCACCGGTGGGATGCAAAAGAGTTTTGACCGCGTCCGGCGTGCCGGAGGTCAGGCCAAGGGTCATTGGAATGGTGGGGAGGCTCAACAGCGCCCAGAAGGTGATGGGGTGATCCCATGTGGATTTCAGCACGCAAATATCTCCGAAAGGTTGGTCGTTCTACGCGGGTCGCGCCGCGTATCTGTGGCGATCAGCGTAACAGCGAGGTGAAATAATCTTCCCAGCTTTGATGCGGGCGTCCGGTCGCGGTTTCATAATCGCCGGGGGCGTCAAAGGCACCGCGGCGGATGCCGTCGTAGATGCCGCCGATAATCGGGCCGATAAAATCGCCAAGCTCGGCGGTGCGGTCAGCGACATAGTCTTCGGCCGACATGCCGCGATAGGTAAGCGCTGTGCCATATGCGGCGTTCATATACTGCGTTAGTTCCGCCTGAGTGATCGGCGTGCCGTTCAAATCAAAGGTTTGACGGTTCAGCTCGTCCCGCGTCAGCAAAGCGGCATAGGCATGGGCCAATTCGGAACGGGTCGTGTAGCCGCATTTGCCGTCCCCCGCGCTGTTGGCGATCTCGCCCTTGGCGCGGTAGCTGTCGATATATTCAACGTCAGGCTCGATGTAGATGCCGTTGCGACCGATGGTCCAATCCAGACCGCTGGCGCGGATGTCGGCCTCGGTCTGGCGGTTGCTCTGCACGACGGGTGAGAAGGCGGTCCCGACTTCGGGACCTTGAATGCTGGTGTAGACGATCTTGCGAATGCCGGCGACCTTGGCCGCCTCGATCACGTTGCGGTGCTGGCCGATGCGGTCTTCGGGCGGGGCCATGCCTGAGACGAGCACAAGGGCATCAACGCCTGCAAGGGATGTTCGAAGCGCGTCCGGCTGGTCATAGTCGCCGGGGCGCACCTCGATCCCTAACTCGGTGACATTGCCCGGCGTCCGGGCGAGGCCGATGACCGAGGCGTGATCTGTTCGTTCTATGAGTTTGCGGGCGATTTCTTGACCGAGTTGTCCTGAAACGGCGGTGACAGCATAGCGCATGGGGCTCTCCTTTGACTGTGGTCTCGCTGGCGGGGCCTGACGGGCCCTGCCAGGTTGCGGATATTAGCCGTGGTAGGCTTTGCTGACGGCAAAGCTGTCTTCGAACCAGTGCCACAGCACCACCTGACCATCGCGGACCTTGGCACGCAGGGCAAAGGTGAAGGGGCCAGTCTCTTTGCCGGATTTCGTGGTGATGCCGCTCATCTTACCAAAGACGGCAACGGTGTCGCCTGCGGCAAAGGCATCTGTGTTGTCCCAAGCGGTTGTCTGAAAATTCTGGCCAAAGACGCCAAGAAAGTCGAAGACTGCCTCCTTGCCGCGTGCCTCACCGATCCACGGCAAGCTTTCGTCGCCCTCGTTGTGCCAGACCATATCCTCGGCCATCAGGGCCCGCATTTTCTCCATATCGCCCGCCCCCATAGCGCCCATGAAGGCCATTACGGTGTCAAAGCTCTCTTGTGTAACCGTGTCCATTTCTTTTGCTCCTGCGTGTTGTCCGAGAAGGATGGCCAGAGATGCGCCGAGTGACGTTCTCAGAAGGGTTCTGCGTTTCATGTGTCGCTCCATATCGGGTGCCCCGAAGGAATGGGGCCTTGGTTAAGTTCAAGATTTCGGGTGCCACTCCGCGCGGCACCCGAAAAGTTCGGGCCAGCTGAGCTCTCAGGCGGCGTAGGTCCAGGTGAGCTTGGGGTCTTCGCGGAAGGCAAAACGCTCGAGGTGGCTGGTAATGACCTGCACGACCTTATCGAGAGCGGCCCGGTCATCGGCTGTCGCGCTCAGTGACAACTGGCCCTTTGTTGCGGCCAGTTCACATGCCCCGAAAGGCAGTTCGATATGGCCGTTTTGGCGCGTGTGGGTGACGGGCACCTTGTGGCCGAAATGTTTGCAGAGCGTGCCCAGATAACGCTCTGCGCTTTCGGTGTTGAGATGAGTGGTCGCTTTCATGGCGGTGTTCCTCGTGTTGCAAGGAACATCTATTCCCGGCGCATTGATCGGGGTATTCATGGAATCCAGAAGTGATAGTTCCGGCAGGCCGAACAATGATCGATCAGCTAAAGCATATGGCCATCTTCGCCCGGGTGGTGGACGAAGGCTCGTTCCGGGCCGCGGCGAAAGCCCTTGGCGTCGCACCGTCGCGGGTGAGTGAAACCGTCTCCGAACTTGAAGATTTCCTTGGCGTGACACTGCTTTACCGCACAACCCGCAAGATCGCGCTCAGCAACGAAGGGCGGATGTTCTACGCCCGGGTGACCGACATGCTGCGAAGCGCCGAAAGCGGGTTGAATGACCTCAACGCCCTGTCGTTGGAGCCGGTGGGCGCGCTTAGGGTGTCGATCCCTGCCTTTATGTCGTCATCGACCCTGTCGACGGTGATCGCTGAATTTTCCCGTCTTCATCCGCAAGTCGCTCTGTCGTTGGCTTTTTCGGATCAGAGGATGGACCTTATCAACGATGGTTTTGACGTGAATATCCGCGCGGGCTGGCTCGACGACAGTGCGATGATGTCGCGCAAACTGGGTGAAAGCGCGCGCGCCTTGGTGGTCGGCAGCGACTATGCCGCAACGCGCCCGGCCCCCGAGCATCCTTGCGATCTGGAAGACTGGGACTGGGTGCGCTACCGACATCGCTCAGACTATACCCGCCTTAGCGGCCCCGGTGGGGAAGAGGCGAAAGTTCTGGGCCAAGCCCGGCTGGAAGTGGACAGCGTGGATGCCCTCTACCATTTCGCCTGCAAGAACCTTGGCGCCACGGTTCTGCCCGAGCATCTCGCCGCCCGGGGGGAGACGGAGGGCAAGCTGAGCCGCCTGTTCGCCGATTGGCGGCTGAAACCGTTGGGAATTTTTGCCGTCTGGCCAGACACCTCGCGCCGCGAGAACCTCACGCTTCTGTTCGTTCGGTTTTTGGCAAAAGAGCTCCATCAATAGGACGGTGCCTATCGGGCCATTTGGTCCGGCATGAAGGGGCATCTGCCACGTCGCCTTAGTTTACCTCATGGTGCGGCCAAATGAGCCTTTCGCTGAACGAAGCCCCGGTGCAGGTGGCTGAACGCAAGGCCAAAAGATACGATCTTTGCCGGGTCCTCGCTCCTTCGGACAAAGATGCTCAGATGACGGCCCAAGTCCCGAAGGTCAGCGCACTTGGCGGGTCGCTCACGATCATCGCAACCCTTTCAAATTCTGAGGCGATGATTTTGTAGATCATCGCAACCCTTTCCCAAGGTGATCAAGCAGCAGCCGGACCTTTGGCGAAAGATGCCGGTTCTGCGGATAGATCGCCCAGATGCCATCGTCCGGCGCGCGATACGTATCCAAAACAGAAATCAACCGACCGGCCCGCAGCTCCGCCTCTACATAATAATCCGGCAGCTGGATGATCCCGAGGTTCTTCAGCGCCGCATCGACCAGCGATGCGCCGCTGTTGCAGCGGAGATTGCCTTTCACCCGGATGTGGCGGGTGGTTCCTTTTTCCTGAAACCGCCAATAGCCCAAAGTGCCTTGCAAACAGTTGTAGCCGTCAAGTTCGGACAGGGTGTGCGGGGTTCCGTGAGAGGAAAGGTATTCGGGTGCCGCGCAGGTGTAATGCCTGCGAGAGGCCAGCCGCTTTGCCATCATGGAGCTGTCTTCCAACTCTCCCAGCCGGATTGCGAGATCGTAGCTTTCCGCTACAAGATCGAGCAGCTGATTGGTCAGCCTGAGGTTGACCTCAAGATCAGGATAGCGCCGCACGAAGTCGTTGACCAAAGGCGCGATGCGGTTCTCGCCATATGTCACCGGGGCTGTAAGGTTCAGCCGTCCCTTGGGGCTTTGATGCAGATCGGTGATCGCGCGCTCGGCTTCGGCCAGCCCATCAAGCACCTGCCGGCAATGGTTGTAATACACCTGACCCGTCTCGGTGATCGTGACCTTGCGCGTGGTGCGGTAGAACAGCTTGGTGTCCAATCGCGCCTCAAGTGCGCCGACTTGGCGGCTGACCTGAGCCGTAGAAATACCCAAGCTGTTGGCAGCAGCTGTAAAGCTTTGGGCTTCAGCGACGGCCACAAATTCTGATACCCCCTCCCAACTCAGCATGATGTTCCTTTCAATCTTAATGGCCGAAGAACTATTGCTAATAGGTAACGGTGTTTTGCAGATATCTCTGATTATCGCCAGTGGGAAACAGTGTAAATGACAGTCCCTACACCGTCACCCGCCAAAATAATCCTAACCGCGAAGTGAGCCCCATGACCGATATCATCAAATGCAAAGCGGCCGTCGCCTGGGCCGTTAACGAACCTCTCTCGATCGAGGAAATCGACGTAATGCCGCCTAAGGCTGGCGAAGTGCGCATCAAAATTATCGCCTCGGGCGTTTGCCATACCGATGCTTTCACTTTGTCGGGCGAAGACCCCGAAGGCCTGTTCCCGGTCATTCTGGGCCATGAAGGGGGCGGGATTGTCGAATCCATCGGCGAGGGCGTCACCAGCGTGGCGGTGGGTGACCATGTGATCCCGCTCTACACGCCAGAATGTGGCGAGTGCAAATTCTGCAAATCCGGCAAGACCAACCTCTGCCAGAAGATTCGGGAAACCCAAGGGCGCGGTCTGATGCCCGACGGCACCAGCCGGTTCTACAAGGATGGTCAGCCCATCCTGCACTACATGGGCTGCTCGACCTTCTCGGAATACACAGTGCTGCCCGAGATATCGCTTGCCAAGGTTAACCCCGATGCGCCGCTTGAAGAGGTTTGCCTTCTGGGCTGCGGCGTCACTACCGGCATGGGGGCTGTGATGAACACCGCGAAGGTCGAAGAGGGGTCGACCGTTGCGATCTTCGGCATGGGCGGCATTGGCCTGTCCGCCGTGATCGGCGCGACCATGGCCAAGGCCAGCCGGATCATCGTGATCGATATCAACGAAAGCAAATTCGATCTTGCCCGCAAGCTGGGCGCCACCGATTTCATCAACCCCAAAGATCACGACAAACCCATTCAGGACGTGATTGTCGAGATGACCGACGGCGGCGTGGATTATTCGTTCGAGTGTATCGGCAACGTCAATGTTATGCGCTCGGCGTTGGAATGCTGCCACAAGGGCTGGGGCGAATCCGTAGTCATCGGGGTTGCCGGGGCGGGGCAGGAAATCTCTACCCGTCCGTTCCAGTTGGTCACGGGGCGTGTCTGGCGGGGGTCGGCCTTTGGCGGGGTCAAGGGACGCTCCGAGCTACCTGACTATGTCGAGCGCTACATGAACGGCGAATTCAAGCTGAATGACTTCATCACCCACGCCATGGGGCTGGAACAGATCAACGAAGCCTTCGACCTGATGCATGAAGGCAAGAGCATCCGTTCAGTCATCCACTTCGGCGAATGATCTTCCGCCGGTCGCGCCGTCTGTAGGCGCGGCCGGGGTGATCTGCAAGCGTTGCTGGAAAGCCTAAAGTCAGCCCACCTCGCGCCGCTGTGCATCCCTGACCAGCGCTGCCATTCGGTAGAACCCATGCGCCATCTTGGTGAAAGGCGTGAGCAGGAAAAACGCCAGCACCGCGCCGAGATGTATGACCAAAAGACCCGGCATCCAGCCGGTGCCGCCTGCCGCATAGAGCAGCAGCCCCGATAGTCCGACAAACCCCAGCAATCCGGTAAAGGCTATTTCGCCGCCAAAGGCATTAGTCGCGCCGAGCGATTTGTCAGACCGCAGCTTAAGCCAGACCATCTTGCTACAGCCCAACACCAATAGAATGCCACCTGAGAGCCCAAGAATCTTTGGTGCCGAAAACAGCCCATAAGGGGCGGGCATATCCAGCAGATAGTGCATCAGGGTTCCTACGCTGGTCGAAGCGAAACACAGCAGAAAGCCATACATGATTGCCTGATGCGCATAGCGGCGGGCATGGGTGAAGCGGTCTTCGTCTTCAAAGTTGCAGCCGTCGCCGTGGCCGCCCTTGAGGTTGCGCATGTTCGCGACAGAGGCGATGGCCCCGCGCAAATGCGACAGGCGAACCCGGGTGCCGCCCACGGTTTGCCAGTAGCGGCGCAGGCCGATGGCAATGCTTATCAACGGAAACAGAAAGGCGGGCAGGAAGATCGCTACCATCGCATTGTGAGACAGTACCGCATAGAATCCTTCGCCTCCTGCGGCGGCCAGCGCACGGGCAGCCCAAAACAGCAATGCAAAGCCCAAGACAGTGGCGAGCACGATGGCGAGGCCGTTTTTCTGGAAGGCTTTCCCGGCGGCACGTGGAAAGGCAAACTCTTCCCAACTGTCTTGGCGCACATCGGCCAAGGCTTGCGGCAAGTTCAGTTCAAACTCATGCGGGGCGGTGTATTGGCAGGCGTAGTAGCAGCCCCGGCAATTGTGACAGAGGTTCGCCAGTTGCGTTAGATCCCCGTCCGAAAAGGCGCGTTCGGCCTGAAGGGCAGGGAAAACCGAGCAGTACCCCTCGCAATAGCGGCAGGCGTTGCAGATTTCGGCCTGACGGCGGGCCTCTTGGAGTAGATCAATTTGCATGGGCTGCGGCCTCCTTGCCTGCGATACGTCCGAATACGGTGCCGATGGTCATGCCGAAACCGGCGAGGTAGCCTTGGCCCAGAATCGACCCGGCCATGGTTTCGCCCGCCGCCCAAAGGTTGCTGGCAAGGCGGTCGTCGATGGAGCATTGCGCGTTTTCATCCACCTTCAGCCCGAGATAGGTAAAGGTGACGCCAGTGCGCAGCGAATAGCCGTAGAACGGCGGCTTGGTGATCGGTCGCGCCCAGTTGGTCTTGGGCGGGGTGAGGCCGGAGGTGGCGACCCCGTCCAGCTCGGTGGGGTGAAAGCCGCTTTGATCGCCGCAGGCTTCGTTGAATTCGGCCACGGTCTGCTCTAGCGCGTCGGCGGGCAGGCCCATTTTGCCCGCCAGTTCCGCCAGCGTGTCTGCCTTGATCGGCGGGAACACCGAGGGCATAAACAGGTTCAGCGATTTGGCATCGATGATGACATAGCCGACCTGATCGGGCTGCGCGGCCACCAGTCGGCCCCAGATGGCATAGCGTTTCGGCCAGACATCCTCACCCTCATCATAGAACCGCTGTGCGTCTTTGTTGACGACGATGGAGAAGGGCACGCAATCCAGCCGTGTGACGATCCCGCCATCGAATTTCGGTGCCCGCCCGTCGATGGCGACGGCGTGACATTGGGTCGGGTCGCCAACCTGCGCGATGCCTTGATCCAGCAGGTCCGCCAATACCACGCCGCGGTTGTAGGGCGTGCCGCGGATCAGGAAATTCTTCGCCGCTGGCCCCCATGCGCGTGCCAGCCAGTCGGTGTCGGCCTGAAATCCGCCAGAGGCCACGACGACGGATTTGGGCGAGAGGCTCTTGGCGGCCCCCTCATGGGTATAGTCCACCCGCGTCACCCGGTCGCCTTCCAGCTCGAGGTGGGTCACGGCGGCTTCATAGAGCACCTCCACGCCCAGCCTTTCGGCAGTGCGGTAATAGGCGTTCACAAGGCTTTTGCCACCGCCGCGAAAGAAGGCGTTGGTGCGCGCCAGTGACAGGGTGCCCGACAGCGAAGGCTGAAACCGCACGCCATGGGCTTCCATCCACGGCAGGCATTCCTCGGAAGAGCGGATGGCGAGGCGTGCGAGATGTTCATCCGTCTTGCCACCCGTCACCTTCATCAGATCGGCGAGGTATTCCTCTTCGGTGTAGCTTTCGACCAATGGGCCCAAGGGGCCATGGTGCATGCAGCGGAAGTTGCGGGTGTGGCGCGAATTGCCGCCCCGGTAGGGTTTTGGCGCGGTCTCAAGGATCAGCACGCGGGCGCCGTCTTCGGCGGCGGTGATCGCGGCGCAAAGGGCCGCATTGCCGCCGCCGATCACGACGATATCGTAGGTCTCGGTCACAGCAGGTCTCCGTCATAGGTTTCATCGCGCGTGGGCTGCGCGCGCAGGGCGCGCACCCGAACCCGTTGGGCCGCTTCGATATGCGCGCGCATCGCCGCTTCGGCGAGGGCGGCATCACGGGCCTTGATCGCATCCAGAACGCCAAAATGTTCCTCCACCGCTTTCTCGGCACGGGCAGGATCGGTGAGCGTCGTCGGGCCGAGGATCATCAGCGTCTTTTGCAGTGTATGGATCGACCGGGTGAGAAAACGGTTCTTCGCGGCGTCCAGAAGGGCTGCGTGGAACTGGCGGTTGAGGGTGAAGGCTTCGGGCACATTGCCCAGGGTGGCAAGCTGCTGGTTCATGTCCTGCAACTCTTCAATCTCGATGTCCGAGGCAGCGCGGGCGGCGAGCCGTGCGGCGGTGCCCTCCAGCACGGCGCGCATCTCGTAGAGTTCCAT
Proteins encoded in this region:
- a CDS encoding ricin-type beta-trefoil lectin domain protein, coding for MRFPSSNLAFAALIVLGQSIPFSAHAEAPSLQTDGPVIHLADNLDEEASLGWCIDTEGRGLSDQLHAHSCKPEGDDVLFTYAAETGMIASATYDGLCMAYNDPENAENPFGLISCDKADPAQQFVYDDASMEMRLASDPAQCVTVAEIIDDAGPYQSRDLILAPCGALEASFKQWVIRR
- a CDS encoding sulfite oxidase heme-binding subunit YedZ; amino-acid sequence: MLKSTWDHPITFWALLSLPTIPMTLGLTSGTPDAVKTLLHPTGEFAARFMIIAMMITPLMMLFRDASWPRWLMKRRRYLGVAAFFYALAHTVLYLIDEGAIAFTGGEVSKLYIWTGWIAFLIFVPLAVTSTDAWVRRLGRSWKKLQQFVYAAAILTLIHWAALHDWGGVGAALVHFAPLVALEVYRLWSTQQRRRHRALT
- a CDS encoding NAD(P)H-binding protein, whose protein sequence is MRYAVTAVSGQLGQEIARKLIERTDHASVIGLARTPGNVTELGIEVRPGDYDQPDALRTSLAGVDALVLVSGMAPPEDRIGQHRNVIEAAKVAGIRKIVYTSIQGPEVGTAFSPVVQSNRQTEADIRASGLDWTIGRNGIYIEPDVEYIDSYRAKGEIANSAGDGKCGYTTRSELAHAYAALLTRDELNRQTFDLNGTPITQAELTQYMNAAYGTALTYRGMSAEDYVADRTAELGDFIGPIIGGIYDGIRRGAFDAPGDYETATGRPHQSWEDYFTSLLR
- a CDS encoding nuclear transport factor 2 family protein; translated protein: MDTVTQESFDTVMAFMGAMGAGDMEKMRALMAEDMVWHNEGDESLPWIGEARGKEAVFDFLGVFGQNFQTTAWDNTDAFAAGDTVAVFGKMSGITTKSGKETGPFTFALRAKVRDGQVVLWHWFEDSFAVSKAYHG
- a CDS encoding DUF2218 domain-containing protein, which produces MKATTHLNTESAERYLGTLCKHFGHKVPVTHTRQNGHIELPFGACELAATKGQLSLSATADDRAALDKVVQVITSHLERFAFREDPKLTWTYAA
- a CDS encoding LysR family transcriptional regulator, translated to MIDQLKHMAIFARVVDEGSFRAAAKALGVAPSRVSETVSELEDFLGVTLLYRTTRKIALSNEGRMFYARVTDMLRSAESGLNDLNALSLEPVGALRVSIPAFMSSSTLSTVIAEFSRLHPQVALSLAFSDQRMDLINDGFDVNIRAGWLDDSAMMSRKLGESARALVVGSDYAATRPAPEHPCDLEDWDWVRYRHRSDYTRLSGPGGEEAKVLGQARLEVDSVDALYHFACKNLGATVLPEHLAARGETEGKLSRLFADWRLKPLGIFAVWPDTSRRENLTLLFVRFLAKELHQ
- a CDS encoding LysR substrate-binding domain-containing protein — translated: MLSWEGVSEFVAVAEAQSFTAAANSLGISTAQVSRQVGALEARLDTKLFYRTTRKVTITETGQVYYNHCRQVLDGLAEAERAITDLHQSPKGRLNLTAPVTYGENRIAPLVNDFVRRYPDLEVNLRLTNQLLDLVAESYDLAIRLGELEDSSMMAKRLASRRHYTCAAPEYLSSHGTPHTLSELDGYNCLQGTLGYWRFQEKGTTRHIRVKGNLRCNSGASLVDAALKNLGIIQLPDYYVEAELRAGRLISVLDTYRAPDDGIWAIYPQNRHLSPKVRLLLDHLGKGLR
- a CDS encoding S-(hydroxymethyl)glutathione dehydrogenase/class III alcohol dehydrogenase, with translation MIKCKAAVAWAVNEPLSIEEIDVMPPKAGEVRIKIIASGVCHTDAFTLSGEDPEGLFPVILGHEGGGIVESIGEGVTSVAVGDHVIPLYTPECGECKFCKSGKTNLCQKIRETQGRGLMPDGTSRFYKDGQPILHYMGCSTFSEYTVLPEISLAKVNPDAPLEEVCLLGCGVTTGMGAVMNTAKVEEGSTVAIFGMGGIGLSAVIGATMAKASRIIVIDINESKFDLARKLGATDFINPKDHDKPIQDVIVEMTDGGVDYSFECIGNVNVMRSALECCHKGWGESVVIGVAGAGQEISTRPFQLVTGRVWRGSAFGGVKGRSELPDYVERYMNGEFKLNDFITHAMGLEQINEAFDLMHEGKSIRSVIHFGE
- the tcuB gene encoding tricarballylate utilization 4Fe-4S protein TcuB; protein product: MQIDLLQEARRQAEICNACRYCEGYCSVFPALQAERAFSDGDLTQLANLCHNCRGCYYACQYTAPHEFELNLPQALADVRQDSWEEFAFPRAAGKAFQKNGLAIVLATVLGFALLFWAARALAAAGGEGFYAVLSHNAMVAIFLPAFLFPLISIAIGLRRYWQTVGGTRVRLSHLRGAIASVANMRNLKGGHGDGCNFEDEDRFTHARRYAHQAIMYGFLLCFASTSVGTLMHYLLDMPAPYGLFSAPKILGLSGGILLVLGCSKMVWLKLRSDKSLGATNAFGGEIAFTGLLGFVGLSGLLLYAAGGTGWMPGLLVIHLGAVLAFFLLTPFTKMAHGFYRMAALVRDAQRREVG
- the tcuA gene encoding FAD-dependent tricarballylate dehydrogenase TcuA yields the protein MTETYDIVVIGGGNAALCAAITAAEDGARVLILETAPKPYRGGNSRHTRNFRCMHHGPLGPLVESYTEEEYLADLMKVTGGKTDEHLARLAIRSSEECLPWMEAHGVRFQPSLSGTLSLARTNAFFRGGGKSLVNAYYRTAERLGVEVLYEAAVTHLELEGDRVTRVDYTHEGAAKSLSPKSVVVASGGFQADTDWLARAWGPAAKNFLIRGTPYNRGVVLADLLDQGIAQVGDPTQCHAVAIDGRAPKFDGGIVTRLDCVPFSIVVNKDAQRFYDEGEDVWPKRYAIWGRLVAAQPDQVGYVIIDAKSLNLFMPSVFPPIKADTLAELAGKMGLPADALEQTVAEFNEACGDQSGFHPTELDGVATSGLTPPKTNWARPITKPPFYGYSLRTGVTFTYLGLKVDENAQCSIDDRLASNLWAAGETMAGSILGQGYLAGFGMTIGTVFGRIAGKEAAAHAN
- a CDS encoding GntR family transcriptional regulator, translated to MSEEDRTPQGNSAYAQLMDELRAGRLNPGDRLRETELAERLGVSRTPVREAIRQLEADGVVAHIPRQGASIRTLDYAEVMELYEMRAVLEGTAARLAARAASDIEIEELQDMNQQLATLGNVPEAFTLNRQFHAALLDAAKNRFLTRSIHTLQKTLMILGPTTLTDPARAEKAVEEHFGVLDAIKARDAALAEAAMRAHIEAAQRVRVRALRAQPTRDETYDGDLL